In the genome of Dermatobacter hominis, the window AGACCTGGATCATCCCGAGCACGCCGAATGCGGCCGGGCGCACGACGTCGCCCCACGGCGTGCCGGTGTGGGCGCTCTGGTACAGCATCGTCGGCAGCCAGGGCAGGAAGCTCAGGGCGCCGACGACGATCGCGGCGGCGAGCCCGAGCTCGGCGTTGCGCCGGTGCGCCTCGCCCCGCCGGTGGTCGACGACGGCCTGCACGAGCAGGACGATGCCGAGCCCGCCCAGCAGCCACAGCGACCAGTAGTGCGTCCACAGCAGCAGGCCCGCCACGACCGCGGTGCCGATCGCGGTCGACCAGCGCGGCCGCTCCCGGTGGTGGTCGACGAGCAGGTAGCCGACCAGCACCAGGAGCATCACGAGCGAGTACATCCGGGTCTCCGACGAGTACCGGATCGCGAAGGGCAGCGCGGCCAGCAGCACGAGCGCGGCCGTGGCGGTGCGGCGCGCCCGGGCCGGGTCGCGGACGCCCTCGGCGTCGGGCCGCCCGCCGACGCGCAGCCCCGCCCACCACGCGAGCGGGAGCGCGGCCACGCCGAGGATCCCCGACAGCGCCCGCAGCGCCCAGGGGGACCAGCCGACGACGGCACCCCAGGCGTGCAGCAGCACGTAGTAGAGCGGCGGGTGGCCGTCGCGCTCCAGCGCCCCGCGGATGTCGCCGAGCGGCAGCTGGGCGATGTTGGCCGAGAGCGACTCGTCGAGCCACATCGACCCGCGAGGCAGGAACCGCGCAACGACGCCGGCGGCGACGACCACCGCGACGGCCGCGGTCACCCACCACGGGGTGTCCGGTCGCCTCTCGGTGCCGAGGTCCTCGGCCGGGGACGCAGTCGCGTCAGCCACGGACCGCGGCTCCCGCCCGGGCGCGGAACGCGTCGGCGACGGCATCGCGGACGGCGGCGGCGGACGCGTCCCACGAGTGGGGCCGGTGGGCCCGGGCCCGGGCGACCGCTCGGTCGTGGTGGGCTGCGTCGTCCAGGTGGCGGGCGATCACCTCGACCCAGGCCCCGACGTCGTCGGGTTCCGCGTACTCGGCCGCGTCGCCGCCCGCTTCGGGCAGGGCGCCCGCGGTGGAGGCGACGACGGGCGTGCCGAACTGCATCGCCTCGGTGACGGTCATGCCCAACCCCTCGTAGCGTGCCGGTGTCAGCGACAGGAAGGCGTCGCGGTAGAGCCGCCCCAACCGGACGTCGTCGACCTCCTCCAGCCAGCGGACCCGGGTGCCGAACCCCGGGTGCCGCTCGATCCGCTCGATGAGCTCGTCGACCTTCCAGCCCCGCTTGCCGACGAGCACGAGGCCCAGGTCGGGATGGCGCTCGGAGAGCACGTCGAAGGCGTCCAGCGCGAGCTCCTGGTTCTTGCGTGGTTCGATCGTGCCGACCATGAGCAGGTAGCGGCCGATCGGCCCGCCGATCTCGGACGGGCCGTCGTCGGAGGTCCCGGCCCGCTGGACGATGTCCGAGCCGAGCGGGACGACCCGGGCGTCGAGCTCGCGGTCGATGCCCTTGGCCGCCGCCACCTCGAGCAGGTCCCGTCGGGTGCACTCGGAGATGCAGAGGAACAGGTCGCTGTGGCGCAGGTGGCCGGTGATGAAGCGGTCGAAGTCCCGCACGAGCACGCCGTCGAACCACTCCGGCCGCAGCACGGGCAGCACGTCGGCGACGAGCGCGGCGCTGCCGGCGCCGGCGCGGTGCAGCTCCGGGAGGAGCTCGTCCCTGGGGATCGGGTCGTTCCAGGCCGCCTCGAGGTCGAGGAGCACCGTCGAGACGTCGGCCGGCGGCCGCACCAGGTCGACGAGCGGCCACTCGGCCCGGCGGTGCGCGGCGTGGCGGGCGCGGACCCGCAGGTCGCGCATCGCGGGGATCGCGAGCACGCGCCGGACGGCGGTGGCGACCGGGGCCGGGAACCGCCGGGCGATCGCCGTGCTGGCCGGCAGCCGCTCCTGCGGGTGGGCCAGCGCCTCGGCCTCGCCATCGGTGAGGTCGCGGTACCACTCGGCGGCGGGCGACCAGACCGCCGGTCGGTACGAGATCGGCCCGTCGTCGGGGCCCAGGCGGGCCATCAGCTCGCGGGCCACCCGCTGGAGGCCGGTCGTGTAGGGGAGCGCGACCGTGTCGGTCACCTCGACGATCGCCTCCAACATGGTGGGCGGATCTTAGTGAGGGTGCGCGGGTGGTCCCCTGACCCCCGTCGGATGCCCGAACGCGCTGGCGGCGGGGCGCCCGACGGGTGGGAGGCTGTCCCGATGCCGTCCTCCGAGGGCGTCCCCGCCACCGACCACGCCGCCGTCGCGGGGACGGGTCGCGCCCGCTCCGACGACCTGTCAGGTGGGCCGTCGGGCGCGCCGGCGCGAGGGGTCGCCCGGGCGCTGGTGCCGGTCGGCGGGGCGTTCGCGACGCTCGGCCTGTTCATGGGCGCGTGGACAGTGGCCACGCCCGAGGTCGAGCACGCGCTCGGCGGCGGGCCCGGGCGCCTCGGCCTCGTCCTCAGCGTGTCGCTCGTCGTGGCGGCCGGGCTGAACACCGTCGGCGGGGCGCTGGCCGAGCACCGGGGCACCACGGCCGCGCTGCGGCTGACGTGGACGGGCTGGGCCGTCGCGCTGGCGGTCGGATCGGTCCTGCCGGCGCCGTGGGGCGTGGCGCTCGGGGCGGTGGCCGTGCTGTCGGTCGGCGGCGCGGTCGACGTCGTCGCCAACGTCGCGGCGACGGCCGGGCTGGCCGACCACCCGGGCCGGCTGGTCCGGCTGCACGCGGTGTACAACGTCGGCGGCGCCATGGGCACGGTGCTCGTCGGCGTGCTGCTCGGGGTCACCGGGGCGGTGGGCTGGCGGTGGGCCTGGGCCACGACCGCCCTGCTGGTGCTCGTCCTCCTCGTCGCGACGAGCGGCATCCACCTGCCCGCCGGCCACGCCGGGCGGAAGGTGCGCCTGTCGGAGGGCCTGCGGACGCTGCGGTCCGAGCACCTGGTGCCCGTGGCGGTCGCCTTCTCGCTCGCGGCGGTGGTCGAGGGCGGCGTGAACACGTGGGGTGTCCTGCAGCTGCGCGGCCAGCTCGACGCCGGCCTGCTCGTCGGCGCCGGCGGCGCGTTCCTCGGCTACGTGGTGGCGGTCCTGGCGAGGCTGTCGGTGTCGCGGGTCGAGACCGCGGCCGCGGCCCGCAGGGCCATCGTCGGCGGCACGGCCCTCGCCGCCGCCGGGCTGCTCGTGCTGGCGACCGTGCCGCAACCGGTCGTCGCGGCCGGCGGTCTCGTCCTCGCCGCGGGCGGGGTGTCGGTGTGCTGGCCCCTGCTGATGTCCGAGGTCGGCCGTGGTCGGGAGCGCCCCGGCGTCGTCGTCGGCGCCCTCACCACGTTCGGCTACCTGGGCCAGGTGATCGGACCGGGCCTGGTCGGCGGGGTGGCCGGCGCCCTCGGCGTCGCCGCGGGGCTGGTGCTCCTGGCGGCCTGCGCCGCGACGGTGCCGGTGCTGCTCCTGGTCGGCCGGCGCTGAGCGGGTCGCTGGTCGCTCTGCGCCCACCGGCCGGTGCGGTCCACGACACCGGGGCCCGCAGGCCCCGGGTGTCGTGCGCCGTGTGTGGTGTTCCCACCACCTCCATCGGCACGACGGCGGTGGAACTGAGGTGTCGGCGCCGCGTCCGCCGGGACGCAGGACCCGATCAGCGGGTCAGGATCACGCTCGACCCGTGGCCGAACAGGCCCTGGTTGGCCGTGATGCCGACCCGGGGGTCCGACACCTGCCGGCCCTCGGCCTGGCCCCGCAGCTGCCAGGCGATCTCGCACACCTGGGCGATCGCCTGCGCCGGCACGGCCTCGCCGAAGCAGGCCAGGCCGCCCGACGGGTTGACCGGCAGCCGGCCGTCGAGCTGGGTGACCCCGTCGCGCAGCAGCTTCTCGGCCTCGCCCGGGCCGCAGAAGCCCAGATCCTCGTACCAGTCGAGCTCGAGGGCGGTCGACAGGTCGTACACCTCGGCGACGTCGACGTCGTCGGGCCCGATCCCGGCCTGCTCGTAGGCGGCCACGCCGATCGCCTGCTTGAAGGTGTGGTCGGGGGCCGGCAGCCCGGCGGCCGAGTCGGTCGCGAAGTCGGGCATCTCGATGATCGTGTTCGGGAACGTCGGCGTCACCGTGCTGATCGCCGCGACGCGCACGGTCGGCTCCGCGCCGGACAGGTGCTTGCGGGCGTACTCCATCGACGACAGCACGACGGCGGCGCCGCCGTCGGAGGTGGCGCAGATGTCGAGCAGGCGCAGGGGGCTCGCGACCGTCGGCGACGCGGCCACGTCCTCGGCGGTGACCTCCTTGCGGTAGCGGGCGTAGGGGTTGCCCAGGCCGTTGCGGGCGTTCTTGATCTTCACCTGGGCGAAGTCGTCGGTCGTCGCCCCGTAGAGGTCCATCCGCCGGCGGGCGTAGAGCGCGAAGTACGTCGGGTTGGTCGCGCCCATCAGGTGGAAGCGCAGCCAGTCCGGGTCGTCGCCGCGCTCGCCCTTGTTCGGCTTGAGGAAGCCCTTGGGGGTGGTGTCTGCGCCGACGACGAGGGCGACGTCGCAGAGTCCGGCGAGGATGCGCTGGCGCGCCGCCTCGAGCGCCATCGTCCCCGAGGCGCAGGCGCCGTAGGCGCTGGTGACGGGGATGCCCGTCCAGCCGAGGGCCTTGGCGAACGTCGCCCCGGCCACGTAGCCGGGGTAGCCGTTGCGCATGGTGTCGGCGCCGGCCACGAAGCCGATGTCGCGCCAGTCCACCGCCGCGTCGGCGAGCGCGTCGCGCGCAGCCGCCACGCCGTACTCCACGAAGTTGCGACCCCACTTGCCCCAGGGGTGCATCCCCACGCCCAGGACGGCGACCTGCTCGACGCTCACGGCCGACCTCCCTCGTTCGCGGCGGTGTCCGCCGGCTGCCACTTCCACACGACGTACTCGACGGTGTCGCCCTCGGCGCCGTCGGGATCGGGCTCCGAGTAGAGGGTGTCGAGCACGAGCTCCATGTCCATGCCCACCTGGAGGTCGTCGACGGTGACGCCGGCGATGACCTGGCCCATGACGACCATCTTCTCCGCCTCGAGCTCGACGGCCGCGATCGCGAACGGCTCGTGCGGGTCCGAGACCGGCACGTAGGGCTCTGGCGGTCGGTAGCCGGCGTTCGTGTACGACCAGAGCTTCCCGGTGCGGGACAGCTCGACGTCGACGAGCTCGGCGTCCGCGGCGCCCGGCGCCCGGGACATGACGCGCTCCGGCGGGAAGAAGTAGGTGCCCGTGATCGAGTCACGGGTGCCGATCAGCGAGGGGGCGGTGCCGTCCTCGGGCATCGTGAACCACCCCTCGATCGCCGGCACGCGCCTGGTGCTCACTCGAGCCTCCGTCCCCCCGGCGGACCGGGGCCTCGTTCGGATCTGACGGGTCGTCAGAGTAGCGCCTGGGCGGGGAGCAGCCGCAGGGCCAGGTCGACCGTCTCCTCGGCGCGGCGAGGGCGCGGGACGGCGTGGCCGAGCACGAAGTCGACGAGCGTCGCGGTCAGGTCGGGCGTGCCGGGCTCGGTCGTCTCGGTGCCGAGCAGCTCGGCGACGACGAACGTGAGCCGGATGCCGATCG includes:
- a CDS encoding glycosyltransferase family 4 protein, with protein sequence MLEAIVEVTDTVALPYTTGLQRVARELMARLGPDDGPISYRPAVWSPAAEWYRDLTDGEAEALAHPQERLPASTAIARRFPAPVATAVRRVLAIPAMRDLRVRARHAAHRRAEWPLVDLVRPPADVSTVLLDLEAAWNDPIPRDELLPELHRAGAGSAALVADVLPVLRPEWFDGVLVRDFDRFITGHLRHSDLFLCISECTRRDLLEVAAAKGIDRELDARVVPLGSDIVQRAGTSDDGPSEIGGPIGRYLLMVGTIEPRKNQELALDAFDVLSERHPDLGLVLVGKRGWKVDELIERIERHPGFGTRVRWLEEVDDVRLGRLYRDAFLSLTPARYEGLGMTVTEAMQFGTPVVASTAGALPEAGGDAAEYAEPDDVGAWVEVIARHLDDAAHHDRAVARARAHRPHSWDASAAAVRDAVADAFRARAGAAVRG
- a CDS encoding MFS transporter — translated: MPSSEGVPATDHAAVAGTGRARSDDLSGGPSGAPARGVARALVPVGGAFATLGLFMGAWTVATPEVEHALGGGPGRLGLVLSVSLVVAAGLNTVGGALAEHRGTTAALRLTWTGWAVALAVGSVLPAPWGVALGAVAVLSVGGAVDVVANVAATAGLADHPGRLVRLHAVYNVGGAMGTVLVGVLLGVTGAVGWRWAWATTALLVLVLLVATSGIHLPAGHAGRKVRLSEGLRTLRSEHLVPVAVAFSLAAVVEGGVNTWGVLQLRGQLDAGLLVGAGGAFLGYVVAVLARLSVSRVETAAAARRAIVGGTALAAAGLLVLATVPQPVVAAGGLVLAAGGVSVCWPLLMSEVGRGRERPGVVVGALTTFGYLGQVIGPGLVGGVAGALGVAAGLVLLAACAATVPVLLLVGRR
- a CDS encoding lipid-transfer protein: MSVEQVAVLGVGMHPWGKWGRNFVEYGVAAARDALADAAVDWRDIGFVAGADTMRNGYPGYVAGATFAKALGWTGIPVTSAYGACASGTMALEAARQRILAGLCDVALVVGADTTPKGFLKPNKGERGDDPDWLRFHLMGATNPTYFALYARRRMDLYGATTDDFAQVKIKNARNGLGNPYARYRKEVTAEDVAASPTVASPLRLLDICATSDGGAAVVLSSMEYARKHLSGAEPTVRVAAISTVTPTFPNTIIEMPDFATDSAAGLPAPDHTFKQAIGVAAYEQAGIGPDDVDVAEVYDLSTALELDWYEDLGFCGPGEAEKLLRDGVTQLDGRLPVNPSGGLACFGEAVPAQAIAQVCEIAWQLRGQAEGRQVSDPRVGITANQGLFGHGSSVILTR
- a CDS encoding Zn-ribbon domain-containing OB-fold protein, with product MSTRRVPAIEGWFTMPEDGTAPSLIGTRDSITGTYFFPPERVMSRAPGAADAELVDVELSRTGKLWSYTNAGYRPPEPYVPVSDPHEPFAIAAVELEAEKMVVMGQVIAGVTVDDLQVGMDMELVLDTLYSEPDPDGAEGDTVEYVVWKWQPADTAANEGGRP